The Herminiimonas arsenitoxidans genome window below encodes:
- a CDS encoding DUF7933 domain-containing protein has product MLRSPFFAGFSFLTVLRSASLAVLIGMLPMSAFAALTASVTTPDPSSFFPGEVRILRITLSNSVGTQIDNTAFDNNLPGTLPNGLKIAGTPTSTCGGTLTTVLGTQQIKLANGIIPASSSGTDGVCTIDIPVTAGTSTGSAASYDYQLGNGAVTGVEGLTAVANSGFVTQTFGVRALQQPQIAKSFGNSTLILGGTSTPLTVKVTNPNSVAIGSFNIADAFPQLGGNGIIKVAAVPNATASCSDGSIPVFSAGIGATTISGSGSLPASGSCTFTVNVEANQTNGAYTTGAQTNLINRTSDFSTGLGMPAAADAKATITVVSPLQVSKAFPKTALSSGEAGSFVITLKNEGNTALAITSFSDTPIDGVGGATATKGLLVTSSSNTCGGTTTNTAVGITLNGGSIPANGTCTVTVNFTGSVQSTGVPVTYTNSLPEGAVDVGIPAIRSQDASATILVADDLRILKSATPAVVAPGNPIQYQITVENYGVGVINNVTVTDPFSHGQTFLTGNINGINYLPTVEGAGCGTLSSSSVVGATSAVLALSSIPGRSNINVPGTCTVKFWAMTSLTVNTSTDNTIAAGGVCYNNGAGNICNGSPSNPTGPNNTVPVLAATKAFAESTPGVNTFSEGTIVRMTITLKNKSANPLTNVSISDTLKLANTGGGQLRIATPSNAASTCGTPTIDAVAGSTSIAMNGGTVPARADGGTGADGTCVLLVDVVGPAGVYPNTATVGGTETLANNQPRALVPLATNTPVLTYTSALTANKSFNPASIASGGKSTVTVQLLNSSTLPLTNVKVTDPLPVGMVLATPPNAYSTCAGTPVITGAAGDATISLTGANINAGGNCSLLFDVVATGSSNWVNTIPANGIQADGGVRNVVPVTATLTRNASTNLSILKSTTPSTLTFPGQVSQLTIDINNGTQAVTNMGVTDYFTTDGTAGAPNNGWVITANPSATTTCPGGSVVAIPGSHSVSLSIATLAANAACSIKVNVTSNVAAGVTNVIPAGALHTDQGLTNSSPAFTSLATSSNVGIEKQFTPNVVKPGERSRLRITFLNPTSQPLSNLSVIDILPANISVPSGANPTSTCLGATVSSSVVGGLHQVQVSGGNLIAATGLTAASCVAEIDVLVNAAGDYVNTIPANTVIGSSGGIPVTNKDPTSDTLRARAPLTVHKAFSLRTQDSGNPGGFTTGVDNKAAGAVAVLTLRFENSNSAPLTGLGVNDTLPTGLVVAPTPGASTTCAGGTVVATASATSIRVAGATVPANGFCLVTVNVLSNISGTYINTIPSAAVTTNEGIVNEEATSAKLIVSTPPTVGKQFSPAVIPAGGKSRLSIVIGNDNASTMTLTANFDDVLPIAPGQISVAAPPNMVSTCGGTVVAAAGATSVRLNNGGTIPPGGCTIDVDVTGMTAGAHTNNIPAGSLKTDLGNNQQPANAVLTISTQGYVSGKVFKDNNVLPNGTFENGIDTPIAGSAIELHRGATCNGVLIATAVTDTLGNYTFAGLIADTYTVCQPGQPVGTTNGITTAGTIANRNGTTGTVGIGSNPTTSSSLISNIVLNDNGTGDVAGSVNNNFAEVAPSSISGMVFKDINNDGIKNGADTPLANVEIRLSGTDIYGATVNLTTTTDANGNYTFSNVLPGNYSVIQPTQPPGTSNGKTVAGTVPNGGTPGTATAPTVAVSVINNIVLPPNTTSLNNNFAELPNSGTISGLVFLDFNDNGLVDGNDHGIGDQVINLTGTDENGFAVSRTTTTAANGTYSFTGLAAGTYTVTQPVPQAVGTTNGKTIAGSTGGTATLPAVAVSSISNIPLASNGISGDNNFAEVPGAFPDLAIVKSHAPASFAEGSSTGVYTVNVSNIGAVPSIGTITVVDTMPIGITAVAASGTGWICTNAVTSVTCTTDSVIASGANAPAITIRVAVAVGTAGKILVNTATVAGGGEPPGFESNNKTTDPTAIAQPAAVSGHVWLDQNHDRIKNDISPLERIKGWRVELMLNGMVVDTAITDDNGAYGFPSVTPSTGYTIRFRHPTTGMIFGDAIPNEIGATFISGDFNPTSSPGNKGGAELGDGTLKNLRLLAGESYPQQSLPLDPAGVVYNAVTREPVGGAVVTISGPGGFNPATHLVGGTANFVTGADGFYQFLLNGAPSGTYALTITTYPGGYLPSPSTMITGCTATLTVTQNPNPALVQNNSLPPTNAAPLHDPAACAASSAAMGMGAGSTQYYYTFVLDGNSAHVVNNHIPLDPVLGGAIVMTKSTPLVNVVRGDLVPYTITATNTLAAALTNINVVDVIPAGFRYRTGSASLNGVTTEPVVTGRSLTWANQTFKAGERKTWRMLLVVGTGVSEGEYINRVSALNNTVNTQVSNTATATVRVVPDPTFDCSDIIGKIFDDKNANGYQDQGEPGIANVRIATARGLLVTSDQEGRFHVACAAIPNADRGSNFVMKVDERTLPSGYRLTTENPRDVRVTRGKMVKLNFGATVHRVVRLELSGAAFIGDGTELQASYISQLEKLPEQLQSRPTVLRIAYRQGKESKDLAKKRIAAVSERIQRMWKEKRKIDDKESEPLVPLMIETELEGAQ; this is encoded by the coding sequence ATGTTGCGTTCACCATTCTTTGCCGGATTCTCTTTCCTTACTGTGTTGCGCTCTGCGTCACTGGCTGTGCTGATCGGTATGTTGCCGATGTCTGCATTTGCGGCATTGACGGCCTCCGTGACGACGCCTGATCCTTCTTCATTTTTCCCTGGTGAGGTGAGAATCCTGCGCATTACTTTGTCGAATAGCGTCGGTACGCAGATCGATAACACTGCATTCGATAATAATTTGCCGGGGACTTTGCCTAATGGTTTGAAGATCGCTGGTACACCTACTTCTACCTGTGGCGGCACGCTAACAACGGTACTAGGCACGCAACAAATCAAACTGGCGAACGGGATTATTCCTGCATCAAGCAGCGGTACTGATGGCGTATGTACGATCGATATTCCAGTGACGGCCGGGACTTCGACAGGGAGCGCAGCCAGCTATGATTACCAGCTTGGCAATGGCGCAGTAACGGGAGTTGAGGGTCTTACTGCTGTGGCAAACAGTGGTTTCGTCACACAAACATTTGGTGTGAGGGCATTGCAGCAACCGCAGATTGCGAAGTCGTTTGGCAACTCCACACTCATACTTGGCGGCACATCTACGCCGTTGACTGTAAAGGTTACGAATCCTAATTCTGTCGCCATTGGCAGCTTCAATATTGCCGATGCTTTTCCTCAGCTTGGCGGCAATGGAATTATCAAGGTGGCAGCTGTACCGAATGCGACGGCTAGCTGTAGTGATGGTTCCATACCCGTATTTAGCGCGGGCATTGGCGCCACAACGATAAGCGGTTCCGGTTCATTGCCGGCGAGTGGCAGTTGTACCTTCACCGTCAATGTCGAAGCGAATCAGACGAATGGTGCTTACACAACCGGGGCACAAACCAATCTGATTAATCGTACTAGTGATTTCAGTACGGGTTTGGGCATGCCGGCAGCTGCGGATGCAAAGGCAACGATCACGGTAGTTTCGCCACTGCAGGTGAGCAAGGCATTCCCCAAAACGGCACTTTCCAGTGGCGAGGCCGGCAGCTTTGTGATTACCCTGAAAAATGAAGGTAATACGGCTCTGGCTATTACCAGTTTTAGCGATACGCCTATCGATGGTGTGGGTGGAGCGACCGCGACTAAGGGCTTGCTGGTTACCAGCTCATCCAATACATGCGGTGGCACAACGACGAATACTGCAGTCGGCATTACGCTCAATGGCGGCAGCATTCCCGCTAACGGTACTTGTACCGTCACCGTCAATTTCACCGGCAGCGTTCAATCAACCGGTGTACCCGTTACTTATACAAATTCGCTGCCTGAAGGTGCGGTCGATGTCGGCATTCCTGCGATACGCAGTCAAGATGCTTCAGCGACTATTTTGGTTGCCGATGATTTACGTATCTTGAAGAGTGCAACACCTGCAGTCGTTGCACCCGGGAATCCGATTCAATACCAGATCACGGTGGAGAATTACGGCGTCGGTGTGATTAACAACGTCACCGTGACCGATCCGTTCAGCCATGGTCAAACATTTTTGACCGGCAATATCAATGGCATCAACTATTTACCGACAGTGGAAGGTGCTGGTTGCGGAACGCTAAGTTCTAGCAGCGTGGTCGGTGCGACTTCTGCCGTTCTTGCGCTTAGTTCTATTCCCGGACGCAGCAATATCAATGTACCGGGTACGTGTACGGTCAAATTCTGGGCAATGACTTCACTGACAGTCAATACCTCAACCGACAACACGATTGCTGCTGGTGGCGTTTGCTACAACAACGGTGCTGGAAACATCTGTAACGGTAGTCCTTCAAATCCAACGGGGCCTAACAATACGGTACCGGTTCTTGCTGCGACGAAGGCATTTGCTGAATCTACTCCGGGCGTCAATACTTTTTCTGAAGGCACGATCGTTCGTATGACGATTACGCTGAAGAATAAGTCGGCAAATCCGCTGACCAATGTAAGCATCTCGGATACCTTGAAGCTCGCGAATACTGGTGGTGGGCAATTGCGTATTGCAACACCGTCGAATGCAGCCAGTACTTGCGGTACTCCGACGATAGATGCTGTCGCAGGTTCCACATCGATAGCAATGAATGGCGGGACGGTGCCAGCGCGGGCAGATGGCGGAACCGGTGCCGATGGCACATGCGTATTACTCGTTGATGTGGTTGGGCCAGCAGGTGTTTATCCGAATACTGCAACGGTCGGTGGCACTGAAACATTGGCTAATAATCAACCGCGTGCGCTTGTACCGCTTGCGACGAATACACCAGTTCTGACGTATACATCTGCACTAACTGCAAACAAAAGTTTTAATCCGGCCAGTATTGCGTCGGGTGGTAAATCGACTGTCACGGTCCAGCTTTTAAATTCCAGCACTCTGCCGCTGACGAACGTCAAGGTAACGGATCCACTGCCAGTCGGCATGGTATTGGCAACGCCGCCTAATGCGTATTCAACATGTGCCGGTACGCCTGTGATTACGGGTGCTGCGGGCGACGCGACTATTTCTCTTACGGGAGCAAACATCAATGCTGGTGGCAATTGCTCGCTTCTGTTTGATGTAGTGGCAACTGGCAGTAGCAATTGGGTCAACACTATTCCTGCGAACGGCATTCAAGCCGATGGTGGCGTACGTAATGTCGTACCAGTGACGGCGACATTGACGCGTAATGCGTCAACCAATCTGTCGATTTTGAAATCGACCACTCCGTCTACCTTGACCTTCCCAGGACAAGTGAGTCAGTTGACGATCGATATCAACAACGGCACGCAAGCAGTTACCAATATGGGCGTGACAGATTATTTCACCACGGACGGTACGGCAGGTGCTCCTAATAACGGTTGGGTCATTACCGCGAATCCATCGGCGACCACTACTTGTCCTGGTGGCAGTGTTGTGGCGATTCCGGGCTCACATTCGGTCAGTCTGAGTATTGCGACCTTGGCAGCCAATGCAGCTTGTTCGATCAAGGTTAATGTCACATCCAATGTTGCCGCTGGTGTGACCAACGTTATCCCGGCCGGCGCATTGCATACCGATCAAGGTTTGACGAACAGCAGTCCTGCATTTACCAGCCTGGCGACCAGCAGCAATGTCGGGATTGAAAAACAGTTCACACCGAATGTAGTGAAACCGGGAGAGCGTTCGCGTTTGCGCATTACTTTCCTTAATCCGACTTCTCAGCCTTTGAGCAACCTGAGTGTTATTGACATACTGCCGGCAAATATCAGTGTGCCTAGTGGTGCTAATCCGACGTCGACTTGTCTCGGTGCGACGGTTTCTTCTTCGGTAGTAGGTGGTTTGCATCAAGTGCAAGTGAGCGGCGGTAACTTGATCGCGGCAACAGGCTTGACCGCGGCTAGCTGCGTGGCAGAAATCGATGTACTGGTGAATGCCGCAGGCGATTACGTGAATACGATCCCGGCGAATACGGTCATAGGTTCATCTGGCGGCATCCCCGTAACAAATAAAGATCCAACCAGCGATACCTTGCGTGCCAGAGCGCCACTGACAGTACACAAGGCGTTTAGCTTGCGTACACAAGATAGCGGTAATCCTGGCGGCTTTACAACCGGCGTTGATAACAAGGCGGCAGGTGCAGTCGCTGTATTGACGCTGCGTTTTGAAAACAGCAATAGCGCGCCGCTGACCGGCTTGGGTGTGAATGATACCTTGCCGACGGGATTAGTGGTCGCACCAACCCCGGGAGCCAGCACAACATGCGCGGGCGGTACGGTAGTGGCAACAGCATCTGCCACCAGTATTCGTGTGGCTGGCGCAACAGTGCCTGCCAACGGCTTCTGTCTTGTAACGGTCAATGTGCTGAGCAATATTTCCGGCACATATATCAATACGATTCCAAGTGCAGCGGTGACAACGAACGAGGGCATCGTCAATGAAGAAGCGACGAGCGCGAAATTGATCGTGTCTACACCGCCTACGGTGGGCAAGCAATTTTCACCAGCCGTGATTCCAGCAGGAGGCAAGTCACGTTTGAGCATTGTGATCGGTAATGACAATGCATCAACCATGACCTTGACGGCTAACTTCGACGATGTACTGCCGATTGCGCCTGGTCAAATCAGTGTGGCTGCACCACCAAACATGGTCAGCACTTGCGGTGGCACGGTCGTGGCAGCTGCGGGTGCAACGAGTGTGCGCCTGAATAACGGTGGAACGATTCCGCCTGGTGGTTGCACCATTGATGTTGATGTCACTGGGATGACGGCAGGTGCGCATACCAACAATATCCCAGCTGGTAGTTTGAAAACAGATTTGGGTAATAACCAGCAACCTGCCAATGCAGTGCTGACCATCAGCACACAAGGTTATGTGTCGGGCAAGGTATTCAAGGACAACAATGTCCTGCCGAACGGTACTTTCGAAAATGGTATCGATACACCGATTGCAGGATCAGCAATTGAATTACATAGAGGTGCGACTTGCAACGGTGTACTGATTGCAACTGCAGTCACCGATACCTTGGGTAACTATACGTTTGCCGGTTTGATCGCAGATACGTATACCGTTTGTCAGCCAGGCCAGCCGGTTGGCACGACGAATGGTATTACCACAGCGGGAACGATCGCCAATCGCAATGGCACGACAGGCACTGTCGGTATTGGATCTAATCCGACAACAAGCAGCAGTCTTATCAGCAATATCGTGTTGAACGATAACGGTACTGGTGATGTAGCAGGTTCTGTGAACAATAATTTTGCCGAAGTTGCGCCTTCCTCTATTTCAGGGATGGTCTTCAAGGATATTAATAACGACGGCATCAAGAATGGCGCCGATACACCGCTCGCCAATGTGGAAATAAGGTTGAGCGGCACCGACATCTACGGCGCTACTGTTAATCTGACGACGACGACGGACGCTAACGGCAATTACACGTTCAGCAACGTCTTGCCGGGTAATTATTCGGTCATCCAGCCTACGCAGCCACCAGGCACGTCGAACGGCAAAACGGTTGCCGGTACGGTGCCCAATGGCGGAACACCGGGCACGGCAACTGCGCCGACGGTTGCTGTGAGTGTGATCAACAATATCGTCTTGCCGCCGAACACGACTTCTCTCAATAACAATTTTGCCGAGTTACCGAATAGCGGAACCATCTCTGGTCTGGTGTTCCTCGACTTTAATGACAATGGTTTGGTCGATGGCAATGATCACGGCATCGGCGATCAAGTCATTAATTTGACGGGTACGGATGAGAATGGCTTTGCCGTCAGCAGAACGACTACCACTGCAGCAAATGGCACTTACAGTTTTACCGGTTTGGCTGCAGGTACGTACACGGTTACGCAACCGGTACCGCAAGCAGTAGGAACAACAAACGGCAAGACAATCGCTGGCAGTACCGGTGGTACCGCGACGCTGCCCGCTGTTGCTGTCTCATCGATTTCCAATATCCCGCTCGCATCTAACGGCATATCCGGCGATAACAATTTTGCTGAAGTACCTGGCGCTTTCCCTGATCTGGCGATTGTGAAATCGCATGCACCAGCCAGCTTTGCGGAAGGTTCAAGTACGGGTGTTTACACGGTCAATGTATCGAATATCGGTGCAGTTCCTTCGATAGGCACGATAACAGTCGTGGATACCATGCCGATCGGCATCACTGCTGTAGCGGCAAGTGGTACAGGCTGGATTTGTACAAATGCAGTGACCTCGGTGACGTGTACTACGGATAGCGTTATTGCTTCTGGTGCGAATGCTCCGGCGATCACGATTCGTGTTGCTGTCGCTGTCGGGACTGCAGGGAAAATTCTAGTGAACACTGCAACCGTTGCCGGTGGCGGTGAACCACCTGGTTTTGAAAGCAACAACAAGACCACGGATCCAACGGCAATTGCACAACCTGCTGCGGTATCTGGTCACGTATGGCTGGATCAAAACCACGATCGCATCAAGAACGATATCTCGCCGCTGGAGCGCATAAAAGGTTGGCGCGTTGAATTGATGTTGAATGGTATGGTCGTTGATACCGCCATTACTGACGATAACGGCGCTTACGGCTTCCCTAGTGTGACGCCATCAACCGGCTACACCATCCGCTTCCGTCATCCGACGACCGGCATGATTTTCGGTGACGCAATTCCGAATGAAATCGGTGCGACCTTTATCAGCGGTGATTTCAATCCGACCAGTAGTCCGGGTAACAAGGGCGGTGCAGAACTTGGCGACGGCACGCTGAAGAATCTGCGTTTGCTGGCTGGCGAATCGTATCCGCAACAAAGTCTGCCGCTTGATCCCGCTGGTGTGGTTTACAACGCGGTGACACGTGAACCTGTGGGCGGCGCAGTAGTCACGATCAGTGGCCCGGGCGGATTCAATCCTGCGACACATTTGGTTGGTGGCACGGCAAATTTTGTGACAGGTGCCGATGGTTTTTATCAATTCCTGCTGAACGGTGCACCGAGCGGTACTTATGCACTGACGATCACGACGTATCCGGGCGGATACCTGCCATCGCCATCAACAATGATCACAGGATGTACTGCAACGTTGACGGTAACGCAGAACCCTAATCCTGCGCTGGTACAAAACAATAGTTTGCCGCCAACGAATGCAGCGCCTTTGCATGATCCTGCTGCTTGCGCTGCAAGCAGTGCAGCGATGGGTATGGGTGCTGGCTCGACGCAGTACTACTACACGTTTGTGCTGGATGGGAACTCGGCCCACGTCGTCAACAATCACATCCCGCTTGATCCGGTTTTGGGCGGTGCGATTGTCATGACCAAGAGCACTCCGCTGGTGAATGTAGTGCGTGGTGATCTGGTGCCGTACACGATCACGGCTACCAATACGCTGGCCGCAGCGCTGACGAACATTAATGTAGTGGACGTGATTCCGGCTGGTTTCCGTTATCGCACCGGTTCGGCTTCATTGAACGGTGTGACGACAGAGCCGGTGGTGACTGGTCGCAGCCTAACATGGGCTAACCAAACCTTCAAGGCAGGTGAACGTAAAACGTGGCGCATGTTGCTGGTGGTCGGTACCGGCGTATCCGAAGGTGAATACATCAATCGCGTTTCGGCCTTGAACAACACTGTCAACACGCAGGTGTCGAACACAGCGACAGCGACCGTCCGTGTGGTGCCTGATCCAACCTTCGATTGTTCCGACATCATCGGAAAAATATTCGATGACAAGAACGCCAACGGTTATCAGGATCAGGGCGAACCAGGTATTGCGAATGTACGTATCGCGACTGCACGCGGTTTGTTGGTGACCAGCGATCAAGAGGGACGTTTTCACGTTGCTTGTGCAGCGATTCCAAATGCGGATCGCGGTTCCAACTTCGTGATGAAAGTCGATGAACGTACCTTGCCTTCCGGCTATCGCCTGACAACCGAGAACCCACGCGACGTCCGTGTCACGCGCGGCAAGATGGTCAAGCTCAATTTTGGCGCAACGGTACATCGCGTAGTACGACTGGAATTGTCCGGTGCGGCATTTATCGGCGATGGCACGGAGTTGCAAGCATCTTATATCTCGCAGTTGGAGAAGTTGCCTGAGCAATTGCAATCGCGTCCTACGGTCTTGCGTATCGCATACCGCCAAGGAAAGGAATCCAAGGATCTCGCCAAGAAACGTATCGCCGCCGTCAGTGAACGAATACAGCGTATGTGGAAGGAGAAGCGAAAGATAGATGACAAGGAAAGCGAGCCACTTGTGCCACTCATGATTGAAACAGAGCTGGAGGGCGCACAATGA